From the Thermococcus sp. 18S1 genome, one window contains:
- the purB gene encoding adenylosuccinate lyase — MAVHPIDYRYGSEEMRRIWDEENKLQKLLDVEAALARAHAKVGNIPEESARVISERANTKWVKVERVKEIEAEIHHDIMAVVKALSEVCGEHGKYVHLGATSNDIIDTANALLIKESLVIVENDLREIRSILKNLAREHKYTACIGRTHGQHAVPTTYGMKFAIWLDEIQRHLDRIEELKERILVGQMSGAVGTMASFGDEGLEIQRLVMEDLGLKPVMISNQIIQRDVYAELMAVLALIASTLDKIALEIRNLQRTEILEISEPFGKKQVGSSTMPHKRNPIRSEKVSGLARVLYSNVFPALLNNPLWHERDLTNSSVERVILPESFVLLDEMLKSMKKVLSGLEFFPENIERNLYMTNNLIMAEPLMLKLTEKGMGRQEAHELVRGLAMKAFRENRDLIDVVRENEEVRKFLTEDDFESLKPENYIGMAPRIVENVIAWIEEKERKEVL, encoded by the coding sequence ATGGCCGTTCACCCGATTGATTACCGCTATGGGAGCGAGGAAATGAGGCGCATCTGGGACGAGGAGAACAAACTCCAAAAACTCCTCGATGTGGAGGCCGCTCTGGCAAGGGCCCACGCGAAGGTCGGCAATATACCCGAGGAGAGCGCCCGTGTTATCTCCGAGAGGGCCAACACGAAGTGGGTCAAGGTGGAGCGTGTTAAGGAGATAGAGGCCGAGATACACCACGACATAATGGCCGTCGTTAAGGCCCTGAGCGAGGTCTGCGGCGAGCACGGCAAGTACGTCCACCTCGGTGCTACCTCCAATGATATAATAGACACTGCCAACGCCCTCCTCATAAAGGAGAGCCTTGTCATAGTGGAGAACGACCTCAGGGAGATACGCTCGATTCTCAAGAACCTCGCCAGAGAGCACAAGTACACCGCCTGCATAGGAAGAACCCACGGTCAGCACGCGGTGCCAACCACCTACGGCATGAAGTTTGCGATATGGCTGGATGAGATACAGAGGCACTTGGACAGAATAGAAGAGCTGAAGGAAAGAATTCTGGTCGGCCAGATGAGCGGCGCCGTTGGGACGATGGCAAGCTTTGGGGACGAGGGACTCGAGATACAGCGCCTCGTCATGGAGGATCTCGGCCTGAAACCTGTCATGATAAGCAACCAGATAATCCAGCGCGACGTCTATGCGGAGCTTATGGCGGTTCTCGCTCTCATCGCCTCGACCCTTGATAAGATTGCCCTGGAGATAAGGAACCTCCAGAGGACCGAGATACTAGAGATCAGCGAGCCCTTCGGGAAGAAACAGGTTGGCTCCTCTACAATGCCGCACAAGAGGAATCCCATAAGGAGTGAAAAGGTAAGTGGCCTGGCGAGGGTCTTGTACTCGAACGTCTTCCCGGCTCTGCTCAACAATCCCCTCTGGCACGAGAGAGACCTCACAAACTCCTCCGTTGAGCGTGTCATCCTTCCGGAGAGCTTTGTCCTGCTTGACGAGATGCTCAAGAGCATGAAGAAGGTCCTCTCGGGACTGGAGTTCTTCCCGGAGAATATTGAACGGAACCTCTACATGACCAACAACCTCATAATGGCCGAGCCGCTGATGCTGAAGCTGACGGAGAAAGGTATGGGAAGGCAGGAGGCACATGAACTCGTCAGAGGGCTAGCCATGAAGGCGTTCAGAGAGAACAGGGACCTGATAGATGTCGTCAGGGAAAACGAAGAGGTGAGAAAGTTCTTAACTGAGGACGACTTCGAGAGCCTGAAGCCGGAGAACTACATAGGCATGGCACCCCGGATAGTCGAAAACGTAATAGCTTGGATAGAGGAGAAAGAGCGAAAAGAGGTGCTGTGA
- the albA gene encoding DNA-binding protein Alba, protein MAEEHVVYIGKKPVMNYVLAVITQFNEGAKEVSVKARGRAISRAVDVAEIVRNRFLPEVRVKEIRIGTEELPTADGRTANTSTIEIVMEKP, encoded by the coding sequence ATGGCTGAGGAGCACGTCGTCTACATTGGAAAGAAGCCGGTTATGAACTACGTCCTCGCTGTGATAACCCAGTTCAACGAGGGCGCCAAGGAGGTCAGCGTCAAGGCTCGCGGTAGGGCCATCAGCAGGGCCGTTGATGTCGCCGAGATCGTCAGGAACAGGTTCCTCCCAGAGGTCAGGGTCAAGGAGATCAGGATCGGCACCGAGGAGCTCCCGACCGCCGACGGCAGGACCGCCAACACCTCGACCATCGAGATCGTTATGGAGAAGCCGTGA
- a CDS encoding transcriptional regulator, producing the protein MDYETIDIHDERAKELAQILMNDKAIAILHLVEDRALSISEISRELNLPISTVSYHVDKMLKVGLIEVAGKKYGKRLQEVKLYRASNRPILLVPRRNVAKVRKKAVMSFEKLHVISLGLAGLVAAGVYAAARNVLAPVNSGGTTESITKSAVDNVSMMVASERAIVPSATNTSTESMLHAIHSTVPSSGLETHATAVSVGLAIAAFILTFLLISYIMKRRS; encoded by the coding sequence TTGGACTATGAGACGATAGACATACACGACGAAAGGGCCAAGGAGCTCGCTCAGATTCTGATGAACGACAAAGCGATAGCCATCCTGCATCTTGTGGAAGACCGGGCGCTGTCAATAAGCGAGATATCCCGCGAGCTGAACCTCCCCATCTCCACGGTCTCATACCACGTAGACAAAATGCTCAAGGTCGGCCTCATCGAGGTAGCGGGGAAGAAGTACGGGAAGAGGCTCCAGGAGGTCAAGCTCTACCGCGCCTCCAACAGGCCCATACTTCTCGTACCCCGCAGGAACGTTGCAAAGGTGAGGAAGAAAGCCGTCATGAGCTTTGAGAAGCTGCACGTTATAAGCCTGGGCCTCGCCGGGCTGGTGGCGGCCGGGGTGTACGCCGCGGCGCGGAACGTACTCGCCCCCGTGAATTCCGGCGGCACAACCGAGTCAATCACGAAGTCCGCGGTAGACAACGTCTCGATGATGGTGGCTTCCGAAAGGGCCATCGTTCCCTCAGCAACGAACACGAGTACCGAATCCATGCTCCATGCGATTCACTCCACGGTGCCTAGTTCCGGCCTTGAAACCCATGCAACGGCCGTTTCTGTGGGCTTGGCCATTGCTGCGTTCATCTTAACGTTTCTCCTGATTTCGTACATTATGAAACGCAGGAGTTGA
- a CDS encoding cyclic nucleotide-binding/CBS domain-containing protein codes for MAPRIAVGQVVKRKAVIVKPDDTVHRIAKILSKNKVGSAVVVRGDEIVGIITDRDILDKVVAKGRDPKTVKVEEVMTKNPITIEDDYEVQDAIDKMMDKGIRRLLVTRLGRPIGFVTAADLLAALNAYSSESEEETSEETEVYGICELCGQYGPLYKVYIEGGEKWICESCKDSLNL; via the coding sequence ATGGCACCTAGGATAGCCGTGGGACAAGTGGTTAAAAGGAAGGCAGTTATCGTCAAGCCGGACGATACCGTCCACAGGATCGCCAAGATTCTCTCAAAGAACAAGGTAGGAAGCGCGGTTGTCGTTAGAGGCGACGAGATCGTTGGAATAATCACCGACCGCGATATACTCGACAAGGTCGTTGCGAAGGGACGCGATCCGAAGACCGTCAAGGTCGAGGAGGTCATGACGAAGAACCCGATAACCATCGAGGATGACTACGAGGTTCAGGACGCGATCGACAAGATGATGGATAAGGGCATCAGGAGGCTTCTTGTCACCAGGCTCGGAAGGCCGATAGGCTTCGTCACCGCCGCTGATCTCCTCGCTGCGCTCAACGCGTACAGCAGTGAGAGTGAGGAGGAAACCAGCGAGGAGACCGAGGTCTACGGTATCTGCGAGCTCTGCGGACAGTACGGCCCGCTCTACAAGGTCTACATCGAGGGCGGCGAGAAGTGGATATGTGAGAGCTGCAAGGACAGCCTCAACCTCTGA
- a CDS encoding NTPase encodes MTLRIFVTGPAGVGKTTLVERIAKEADRWGYLVGGMITREVRRGGRRVGFRITALDTGEEGTLASLRGTSYLPGVPFGKYVVHVDEINRIGVSAIKRALVEADLIVIDEIGPMEYKSDEFVRAIGEVLNSEKPILAVVHRKMADKFRPLGKLYTLSVENRNRAFTEVLDEVMKELKGVRG; translated from the coding sequence ATGACGCTGAGAATATTCGTTACCGGTCCGGCGGGAGTCGGAAAGACAACGCTCGTGGAGAGGATTGCCAAAGAAGCCGACCGCTGGGGCTACCTCGTTGGTGGAATGATCACGAGAGAAGTGCGGAGGGGAGGAAGGCGCGTGGGATTCAGAATTACTGCCCTCGATACCGGAGAGGAAGGAACACTCGCGAGCCTCCGCGGAACCTCGTACCTCCCGGGCGTTCCCTTTGGGAAGTACGTTGTCCACGTCGATGAGATCAACCGCATTGGCGTTTCGGCGATAAAACGTGCCCTTGTTGAGGCTGACTTGATAGTCATAGACGAAATCGGCCCGATGGAGTACAAGAGCGACGAGTTCGTGAGGGCTATAGGAGAAGTCCTGAACTCAGAAAAGCCCATTCTGGCGGTTGTCCATAGAAAGATGGCCGATAAGTTCCGTCCCCTTGGGAAACTCTACACACTGAGCGTCGAGAACAGAAACAGAGCCTTCACTGAGGTGCTCGATGAAGTTATGAAAGAACTGAAGGGAGTCAGAGGTTGA
- the mtnA gene encoding S-methyl-5-thioribose-1-phosphate isomerase, with amino-acid sequence MEIRYRPEELTRLPRSVTYETGKVIMIDQRLLPGEFKTIELKTVDEVAEAIVTMKVRGAPAIGAAAAFGLALYADTTKAKTRDEFMDGFYRACDRLKNTRPTAVNLFWALNRIKRLVEENLESPLEEIKKLIVAEAQKIADEDVEANLRMGHYGAEALPEGNVLTHCNAGSLATVQLGTVGAVLRVMHRDGSLKLLWVDETRPVLQGARLSAWEYHYDGIPLKLITDNMAGFVMQQGKVDAIIVGADRIVANGDFANKIGTYTLAVLAKEHGIPFFTVAPLSTIDMSLKSGKEIPIEERKPEEVLTCGGCRIAPDVDVYNPAFDVTPHRYLTGIITDRGVVYPPFERNLKRLFKME; translated from the coding sequence ATGGAGATAAGGTACAGACCGGAGGAACTCACGAGGCTTCCGAGAAGCGTGACCTACGAAACCGGAAAGGTCATCATGATCGACCAGAGACTCCTGCCTGGGGAGTTCAAGACGATAGAGCTGAAAACCGTTGATGAAGTGGCGGAAGCTATAGTCACAATGAAGGTTCGCGGTGCTCCGGCGATAGGTGCCGCCGCCGCGTTCGGCCTGGCCCTCTACGCGGACACGACGAAGGCCAAAACCAGGGACGAGTTCATGGACGGATTTTATCGTGCCTGTGACAGACTGAAGAACACGAGGCCCACAGCCGTAAACCTCTTCTGGGCCCTCAACAGGATTAAGAGGCTCGTTGAGGAGAACCTTGAGAGCCCTCTGGAGGAGATTAAAAAGCTCATCGTCGCTGAGGCGCAGAAGATAGCGGACGAAGACGTCGAGGCCAACCTCAGGATGGGACACTACGGAGCAGAGGCTTTGCCGGAGGGTAACGTTCTCACCCACTGCAACGCGGGGAGCTTGGCAACCGTCCAGCTCGGAACCGTTGGGGCGGTTCTGAGGGTCATGCACCGTGACGGCAGCCTTAAGCTCCTCTGGGTGGACGAGACGAGACCGGTTCTTCAGGGTGCCCGCCTTAGCGCCTGGGAGTATCACTACGACGGCATTCCGCTTAAGCTGATAACCGACAACATGGCCGGCTTTGTGATGCAGCAGGGGAAGGTTGACGCGATAATCGTTGGTGCCGACAGGATAGTGGCCAACGGCGACTTCGCCAACAAGATAGGCACCTATACCCTGGCTGTCCTCGCCAAGGAGCACGGGATACCGTTCTTCACCGTCGCGCCGCTCTCAACGATAGATATGAGCCTGAAGAGCGGAAAGGAGATACCCATAGAGGAGAGAAAGCCGGAGGAAGTCCTCACCTGTGGCGGTTGCAGAATCGCCCCCGATGTGGACGTTTACAACCCGGCCTTCGACGTCACCCCGCACAGGTACCTGACGGGCATAATAACCGACAGGGGCGTCGTTTACCCGCCCTTCGAGAGGAATTTGAAGAGACTATTCAAAATGGAGTGA
- a CDS encoding iron-containing alcohol dehydrogenase: MFWLKTRLIEGEGSLRRLSKEVRGHERVLILASRSMKRHGFLSEAEDYVKEAGAEVFSIAGLPVEPSVEVIEEFLPKVREFEPDLLVAMGGGSVIDTTKALKVFYDAPELNFEEIAFIDRFSKPKPVPKLRTRLIAIPSTSGAGSEVSGASVLKKGGVKYNIVTPEIAPDVAILDPRLPRTMPAEVARNSGLDVLVHGIEAYTTKVANPFSDAMAIKAIKTVYKWLPLSVRGDEEARARVHYAATMAGIAFLNARLGLCHAMSHKAAWIGPHGLLNAIFLPYVMEFNAERSDYARKRYAEIARELGFQTAKDLIEVVRELNEMLGVPKLGELVDEETFTERVEEMAEKAYCDGLVFFNPVEPKPEEIRELYLRAFRGE, translated from the coding sequence ATGTTCTGGCTGAAGACGAGACTCATCGAGGGAGAGGGCTCCCTTAGAAGGCTCTCCAAGGAAGTAAGGGGGCACGAACGCGTTCTTATCTTGGCTTCCCGTTCAATGAAGAGACACGGCTTCCTGAGCGAGGCCGAAGACTACGTGAAGGAGGCCGGTGCGGAGGTCTTCTCGATAGCGGGTCTTCCAGTGGAGCCGAGCGTCGAGGTCATAGAGGAGTTCCTGCCCAAGGTGAGGGAGTTCGAGCCCGACCTTCTCGTGGCCATGGGAGGGGGCAGTGTCATCGACACGACCAAGGCGTTGAAGGTCTTCTACGATGCCCCCGAGCTGAACTTTGAGGAGATAGCATTCATAGACAGGTTTTCGAAGCCGAAGCCGGTTCCTAAGCTGAGGACGAGGTTAATAGCAATACCCTCGACGAGCGGAGCGGGAAGCGAGGTTTCGGGAGCGAGCGTGCTGAAAAAGGGCGGCGTCAAATACAACATAGTCACCCCCGAGATAGCGCCCGACGTGGCCATCCTCGACCCCCGGCTGCCGAGAACAATGCCCGCCGAGGTGGCCCGGAACTCTGGCCTTGACGTCCTCGTCCACGGGATAGAAGCCTACACAACCAAGGTCGCCAACCCCTTCAGCGACGCCATGGCGATTAAGGCGATAAAGACTGTCTACAAGTGGCTTCCGCTCTCGGTTAGGGGCGACGAGGAGGCAAGGGCGAGGGTTCACTACGCGGCAACGATGGCGGGGATAGCCTTCCTCAACGCGCGCCTCGGCCTATGCCACGCGATGAGCCACAAAGCGGCATGGATTGGCCCGCATGGGCTCCTCAACGCGATATTCCTGCCCTACGTGATGGAGTTCAACGCCGAGAGGAGCGACTACGCGAGGAAGCGCTACGCTGAGATAGCGAGGGAACTTGGCTTCCAAACGGCGAAGGACCTCATTGAGGTCGTGAGAGAGCTTAACGAGATGCTCGGTGTTCCAAAACTGGGCGAGCTGGTTGATGAGGAGACTTTCACCGAGAGGGTCGAGGAGATGGCCGAAAAAGCCTACTGCGATGGATTAGTGTTCTTCAACCCCGTCGAGCCGAAGCCCGAGGAGATAAGGGAGCTGTATCTGAGGGCATTTAGGGGAGAATAA
- a CDS encoding MFS transporter, translated as MNVARNNGTYDMAYAKRAMLVVVILPLLVMYTEAMLTPALPTIQKEFGINPNDVSWVLTIYLLVGTVSAAILGKLGDMYGKKRMFLVALGFYTLGVILNGFAPSFHWLLVSRGIQGLGMAIFPLAFSLVREEFPPEMVPQVQGMISAMFGVGMVIALPLGAYVTQNYGWRWTYHSAAPFAVLMFILAWRVLRESRYVNPGKLDWPGALFLVWAVVPALVAVTRAPTVGWRAEQTLVLFGVSIIGIIALYLWEKRADNPLIPLDIISSRNPAIVNLGIMFAAFGISMMSQANTYIFQMKPPYGFGKTILESGLLMTPMAGVMLVVAPLAGKLMPRIGAKPLAITGALTASAGLALLSQYATQLSLTQFVALIAVVGAGITLMNVSFINVLVFSVPPRVMGVATGANSLFRNFGSTWGPAIAGTVMSTYYILVHIPQIPVPIKIPTEKAYEVLFGTSALVYLFLALLSLAIVEVMKGGKIHEVENEGEKEITVG; from the coding sequence ATGAACGTCGCTAGGAATAACGGAACCTACGACATGGCCTACGCCAAGAGGGCAATGCTGGTGGTGGTCATTCTCCCACTGCTCGTCATGTACACCGAGGCGATGCTCACTCCGGCACTTCCGACGATACAGAAGGAGTTCGGGATAAACCCTAACGACGTCAGCTGGGTTCTCACAATCTACCTCCTCGTCGGGACGGTGAGTGCCGCCATACTCGGCAAGCTCGGGGACATGTACGGCAAGAAGAGGATGTTTCTGGTCGCCCTTGGCTTCTACACGCTCGGTGTCATACTCAACGGCTTTGCACCGAGTTTTCACTGGCTTCTCGTTTCCCGCGGAATCCAGGGCCTTGGGATGGCCATATTCCCGTTAGCGTTCAGCCTCGTCCGTGAGGAGTTCCCGCCCGAGATGGTGCCGCAGGTTCAGGGCATGATAAGCGCCATGTTTGGCGTCGGTATGGTCATCGCGCTTCCCCTCGGAGCTTACGTAACCCAGAATTATGGATGGAGATGGACGTACCACTCGGCGGCACCTTTTGCGGTTCTGATGTTCATTCTCGCATGGAGGGTTCTCCGCGAGAGCCGCTACGTGAACCCCGGAAAGCTCGACTGGCCCGGGGCGCTCTTCCTGGTCTGGGCCGTCGTGCCGGCCCTGGTAGCGGTGACCAGGGCACCCACCGTCGGCTGGAGGGCGGAGCAGACGCTCGTACTCTTTGGGGTGTCCATCATTGGAATCATCGCGCTCTACCTCTGGGAGAAGAGAGCCGACAACCCGCTGATCCCGCTCGACATAATATCCTCCAGAAACCCCGCCATAGTGAACCTCGGCATAATGTTCGCGGCCTTCGGAATATCCATGATGAGCCAGGCGAACACCTACATCTTCCAGATGAAGCCGCCCTACGGCTTCGGTAAGACGATACTTGAAAGCGGTCTGCTCATGACTCCGATGGCCGGCGTCATGCTGGTCGTGGCTCCCCTGGCCGGCAAGCTGATGCCCAGGATAGGTGCGAAGCCTTTAGCCATAACCGGTGCCCTAACGGCGAGTGCCGGCCTGGCCCTGCTCTCCCAGTACGCCACCCAGCTCTCCCTCACCCAGTTCGTGGCCCTCATAGCGGTCGTCGGGGCCGGGATAACCCTCATGAACGTCTCATTCATCAACGTGCTGGTGTTCTCGGTTCCGCCGAGGGTCATGGGAGTTGCCACAGGAGCGAACAGCCTGTTCAGAAACTTCGGCTCGACGTGGGGACCGGCCATAGCTGGAACAGTCATGAGCACCTACTACATACTCGTGCACATCCCACAGATTCCAGTGCCCATCAAGATACCGACGGAGAAGGCCTACGAGGTGCTCTTCGGCACTTCGGCGCTCGTCTATCTATTCCTCGCCCTGCTCAGCTTGGCCATCGTGGAGGTCATGAAGGGCGGAAAGATACACGAGGTCGAGAACGAGGGAGAAAAGGAAATAACAGTCGGCTGA
- a CDS encoding DEAD/DEAH box helicase, which yields MHPLLRKAIKERFGRLNEVQMGAFREVSSGKSVLIIAPTGSGKTEAAVLPVFNEILEERLKPISALYIAPLKALNRDLLERLEWWGQKLGITVEVRHGDTSAYRKAKQTKNPPQMLIITPETLGVILTVKSLRKHLENVRFVIVDEIAELVDNKRGAQLLLGLERLAEIVDFRRIGMTATVGNEEEVREWLKADVIVKPSWRKNYRFHVLYPKPGERDMELARKLSLSPEIAARLRLLWEIVEEHGKALIFTNTRQFAEILAHRLKAWGKPVEVHHGSLSREARVKAERALKEGKIKALICTSSMELGIDIGDVDVVIQYMSPRQVNRLVQRVGRAKHRIGEVSEGYVITSNVEDYLQSLVIAKHALEGRFEAVEPMGGLDVLAHFVVGLLIEYKRLPRERPYEIAKRAYVYRDLSWSDYLDVLRVLEDARLIGYDEESGLLYLRRGAFQYYYENLSTIPDEVSWRVFDAGSGHVIGRLDESFVMDLEEGMDFVMNGRSWIVLKIDDEARLLKVRESKSLESAIPSWEGEMIPVPFSVALDVGRLKRELAFNFEKAKELLEGVEFSEEELRRAFEEIKDEPFSTDRDIVVESIPKALVIHADFGNRANEALGRLVHSLLILRYGRVFSVRSQAHAIVFKTPFQLNPEEVKGYLYQEPESLEFIVSRAMRDSHAYRWRMLNVAKRFGALRRDARIRRIERLFEGTVVERETLSELYHDKVDVRKGELVLEMLKRGTMRVKTELRREPSTLARLNMTVGGEFLLSGVLERDEILELFRKRLLDHEVVLVCTNCGWHSKTKVVRLQNIKLRQCPRCGSKMLAVAHPIDAEEFLPVLEKVRHGKPLERKEERTYRKLLKAADLVDSYGFEAVLALASYGTGPDTAARILAQYKGDALLVALMERERQFIRTRRFWVDKKENETENSQKEV from the coding sequence ATGCATCCCCTCCTGAGAAAGGCCATCAAGGAACGCTTCGGAAGGCTCAACGAGGTTCAGATGGGGGCATTCCGTGAGGTTAGTTCGGGGAAGAGCGTTCTGATCATAGCCCCCACCGGCTCGGGGAAAACCGAGGCGGCCGTTCTCCCCGTCTTCAACGAAATCCTTGAGGAAAGGCTTAAACCTATTTCCGCACTCTACATCGCACCTCTCAAGGCCCTCAACAGGGACCTGCTTGAGAGACTCGAATGGTGGGGTCAGAAGCTCGGAATAACCGTTGAGGTCAGGCACGGCGACACCTCGGCATACAGGAAGGCGAAGCAGACGAAGAATCCTCCTCAAATGCTCATCATAACCCCCGAAACCCTCGGCGTGATTCTGACGGTTAAGTCTCTTAGAAAGCACCTTGAGAACGTGAGGTTCGTCATCGTCGATGAGATAGCCGAGCTAGTGGACAACAAGCGCGGTGCGCAGCTCCTCCTCGGCCTTGAGCGCCTGGCCGAGATAGTGGACTTCAGGAGAATAGGTATGACGGCGACGGTGGGCAACGAGGAGGAGGTGAGGGAGTGGCTGAAGGCGGACGTCATAGTGAAGCCTAGCTGGAGGAAAAACTACCGCTTCCACGTCCTCTATCCGAAGCCCGGCGAGAGGGACATGGAACTCGCCAGGAAGCTGAGCCTCTCACCCGAAATAGCGGCTAGGCTTAGGCTCCTCTGGGAGATAGTTGAGGAGCACGGAAAGGCCCTCATATTCACCAACACGCGCCAGTTCGCGGAGATTCTGGCGCACCGCCTCAAGGCCTGGGGGAAGCCTGTCGAGGTTCACCACGGCTCGCTTTCGAGGGAGGCGCGCGTTAAGGCGGAGAGGGCTCTGAAGGAGGGCAAAATCAAGGCACTAATCTGTACCTCCTCGATGGAGCTGGGCATAGACATAGGCGACGTTGATGTTGTGATCCAGTACATGAGCCCGAGGCAGGTGAACCGCTTAGTTCAGCGCGTTGGAAGGGCAAAGCACAGGATAGGCGAGGTGAGCGAGGGCTACGTCATAACCTCCAACGTCGAGGACTACCTTCAGAGCCTCGTCATAGCGAAGCACGCCCTCGAAGGCCGCTTCGAGGCGGTCGAGCCGATGGGAGGGCTGGACGTTTTGGCTCATTTCGTCGTCGGCCTGCTCATTGAGTACAAAAGACTGCCCCGTGAGAGGCCCTACGAGATAGCAAAAAGGGCCTACGTTTACAGGGATTTGAGCTGGAGCGATTACCTCGACGTTCTCCGCGTTTTGGAGGATGCCAGGCTGATAGGCTACGACGAGGAGAGCGGCCTGCTCTACCTGAGGCGCGGGGCATTCCAGTACTACTACGAGAACCTCTCAACGATTCCGGACGAGGTTTCGTGGAGGGTATTCGACGCGGGGAGCGGGCACGTTATAGGCAGGCTCGACGAGAGCTTCGTCATGGATCTGGAGGAAGGCATGGACTTCGTAATGAACGGACGGAGCTGGATAGTGCTCAAGATAGACGACGAGGCGAGGCTTTTGAAGGTACGCGAGAGCAAAAGCCTTGAGAGTGCAATACCGAGCTGGGAGGGTGAGATGATCCCCGTTCCGTTCAGCGTTGCCCTCGACGTCGGCAGGCTGAAGAGGGAGCTGGCTTTTAACTTCGAGAAGGCGAAGGAGCTTTTGGAGGGGGTTGAGTTCAGCGAGGAGGAACTGAGGAGGGCCTTCGAGGAAATCAAAGACGAACCCTTCTCGACCGACCGCGATATCGTCGTCGAGAGCATACCCAAGGCGCTCGTCATACACGCCGATTTCGGGAACAGGGCCAACGAGGCCCTCGGACGGCTGGTTCACTCGCTTCTGATTCTGCGCTATGGAAGGGTTTTCTCCGTCCGCTCACAGGCCCACGCGATAGTATTCAAAACGCCGTTCCAGCTGAACCCGGAGGAGGTAAAGGGCTACCTCTACCAGGAACCGGAGAGCCTGGAGTTCATTGTTTCCCGCGCCATGAGGGATTCCCACGCCTACCGCTGGAGAATGCTGAACGTGGCGAAGCGGTTCGGGGCTTTGAGGAGGGACGCCAGGATAAGGAGAATCGAGAGGCTCTTCGAGGGCACCGTGGTGGAGAGGGAAACCCTGAGCGAGCTGTACCACGACAAGGTGGACGTTAGGAAGGGGGAGCTGGTCCTTGAGATGCTCAAGAGGGGCACGATGAGGGTGAAGACCGAGCTTAGGAGGGAGCCCTCAACTCTGGCCAGGCTCAACATGACCGTTGGCGGTGAGTTCCTGCTCTCCGGCGTCCTGGAGAGGGACGAGATACTGGAGCTGTTCAGGAAGAGACTGCTCGACCACGAGGTCGTCTTGGTCTGCACCAACTGCGGCTGGCACTCGAAGACGAAGGTTGTGAGGCTCCAGAATATAAAGCTGAGGCAGTGCCCGCGCTGCGGCTCGAAGATGCTCGCCGTTGCCCACCCGATTGACGCGGAAGAGTTTCTCCCTGTCCTGGAGAAGGTTCGCCACGGGAAGCCGCTGGAGCGGAAGGAGGAGAGAACCTACAGGAAGCTGCTGAAAGCCGCTGACCTCGTGGATTCCTACGGGTTCGAGGCGGTCCTGGCTTTGGCCAGCTACGGCACCGGTCCCGACACCGCGGCGAGGATTCTGGCCCAGTACAAAGGAGACGCCCTGCTCGTCGCCCTCATGGAGAGGGAGCGGCAGTTCATAAGGACGAGGCGCTTCTGGGTGGATAAGAAAGAGAATGAAACCGAGAACAGCCAGAAGGAAGTTTGA